In a single window of the Orcinus orca chromosome 9, mOrcOrc1.1, whole genome shotgun sequence genome:
- the CALD1 gene encoding caldesmon isoform X11 — translation MDDFERRRELRRQKREEMRLEAERIAYQRNDDDEEEAARERRRRARQERLRQKQEEESLGQVTDQVEVNTQNSVPDEEVKTTTTDTQVEADDEAALLERLARREERRQKRLQEALERQKDSDPTIADASLLLPSRRMQNNTAENEMAEKEEKSESCRERYEIEETETVTRSHQKNDWMDAEEKREEEKEKEEEEEEEEKPKQGSIEENQVEVVAEEKAAETQEETVMSLKNGQIGTDEPKTEEEREKGSHEIPHNEKMEQEARERAEAERARLEAEERERIKVEQEQKIAEEKARKEAEEKAAAQERERQEAKERERIKEEERRAAEERQRAKERERIKEEERRAAEERQRAKAEEEERAKIEEQKRKKQLEEKKREMQEKKIKGEKVEEKTEGKWVNEKKVQEDKLQTAVQKKQEEERGAKMQAKRGKSQEDKPTFKKEEIKDEKTKRDKESKEVKSFLDGKKGFTEMKSQNGEFMTHKLKHTENTFSRPGGRASEAKEAEGASQVEAGKRLEELRRRRGETESEEFEKLKQKQQEAALELEELKKKREERRKVLEEEGQRRKQEEAERRVREEEEKRRLKEEIERRRAEAAEKRQKMPEDGLSDDKKPFKCFTPKGSSLKIEERAEFLNKSVQKSGVKPTHQAAVVSKIDSRLEQYTSAIEGTKTAKPTKPAASDLPVPAEGVRNIKSMWEKGNVFSSPTASGTPNKETAGLKVGVSSRINEWLTKTPDGNKSPAPKPSDLRPGDVSGKRNLWEKQSVDKVTSPTKQV, via the exons AATCGCCTACCAGCGGAACGACGATGATGAGGAAGAGGCCGCCCGGGAACGGCGCCGCCGTGCCCGGCAGGAAAGGCTGCggcagaagcaagaggaagaaTCCTTGGGACAGGTGACTGACCAAGTGGAGGTCAATACGCAGAACAG TGTGCCCGACGAGGAGGTCAAGACGACCACCACAGACACTCAGGTGGAGGCTGACGATGAGGCTGCACTCCTGGAGCGCCTGGCCCGGCGGGAGGAAAGACGCCAGAAACGCCTCCAGGAAGCACTGGAGCGCCAAAAGGATTCCGACCCAACAATAGCAGATGCAAGTTTGTTGCTACCCAGCAGAAGAATGCAAAACAACACAGCAGAAAATGAAatggcagagaaggaagaaaaaagcgaAAGTTGCCGGGAAAGATACGAGATAgaggaaacagaaacagtcaCCAGGTCCCACCAGAAGAATGATTGGATGGATgctgaagagaaaagggaagaagaaaaagaaaaggaggaagaagaagaggaagaggagaagccaAAGCAAGGGAGCATTGAAGAAAATCAGGTAGAGGTGGTGGCAGAAGAGAAAGCAGCAGAAACCCAGGAGGAAACAGTAATGtcattgaaaaatgggcagatcgGTACAGATGAGCCtaagacagaagaggagagggaaaaaggCTCACATGAGATTCCCCATAATGAAAAGATGGAACAGGAAGCAAGGGAAAGAGCTGAGGCAGAAAGGGCCAGGTtggaagcagaagaaagagagagaattaaagTCGAGCAAGAACAAAAAATAGCAGAGGAGAAAGCgagaaaggaagcagaagaaaaagcagctgcacaagagagagaaagacaggaggcaaaggagagggaaaggattaaggaggaggagagaagggcagcagaggagaggcagagggcaaaggagagggaaaggattaaggaggaggagagaagggcagcagaggagaggcagagggcaaaggcagaggaagaagagagagctaAGATAGAAGAGCAAAAACGTAAGAAGcaactagaagagaaaaaaagggaaatgcaagagaaaaagataaaaggggaaaaggtagaggagaaaacagaagggAAGTGGGTCAATGAAAAGAAAGTACAAGAAGATAAACTTCAGACAGCTGTCCAAAAGAAACAG gaagaagaaaggggggcTAAAATGCAAGCTAAAAGAGGAAAGTCCCAAGAAGACAAGCCTACCTTCAAAAAAGAAGAG ATCAAAGATGAGAAGACTAAAAGGgacaaagaaagcaaagaagttaAGAGCTTCTTGGATGGAAAGAAGGGATTTACAGAAATGAAGTCGCAGAATGGAGAATTCATGACTCACAAACTTAAACACACTGAGAATACTTTCAG CCGCCCTGGAGGGAGGGCCAGCGAGGCCAAGGAGGCTGAAGGTGCTTCCCAAGTGGAAGCCGGCAAGCGGCTGGAGGAGCTGCGCCGCCGCCGCGGGGAAACTGAAAGCGAGGAGTTCGAGAAGCTCAAGCAGAAGCAGCAGGAGGCGGCCTTGGAGCTGGAGGAGctgaagaagaagagggaggagcGAAGGAaggtcctggaggaggaggggcagaggagaAAGCAGGAGGAAGCCGAGCGGAGAGTCAGAGAGGAG GAAGAGAAGAGGAGGCTAAAGGAAGAGATTGAAAGGCGAAGGGCAGAAGCTGCTGAGAAACGCCAAAAGATGCCAGAAGATGGCTTATCAGACGACAAGAAGCCCTTCAAGTGTTTCACTCCTAAAGGTTCATCTCTCAAG ATAGAAGAGCGAGCAGAATTTTTGAATAAATCTGTGCAGAAAAG TGGTGTTAAACCAACTCATCAAGCAGCAGTAGTCTCCAAGATTGACAGCAGACTGGAGCAATACACCAGTGCAATTGAG GGAACAAAAACTGCAAAACCTACGAAGCCAGCAGCCTCGGACCTCCCTGTTCCTGCCGAAGGTGTCCGCAACATCAAGAGCATGTGGGAGAAAGGCAATGTGTTCTCATCACCCACTGCATCAGGCACGCCAAATAAG GAAACAGCTGGCTTAAAGGTGGGGGTCTCCAGCCGCATCAATGAATGGCTTACCAAAACCCCAGATGGAAACAAGTCACCTGCTCCCAAACCTTCT
- the CALD1 gene encoding caldesmon isoform X10 codes for MLGGSGSQGRRSLAMLSQIAYQRNDDDEEEAARERRRRARQERLRQKQEEESLGQVTDQVEVNTQNSVPDEEVKTTTTDTQVEADDEAALLERLARREERRQKRLQEALERQKDSDPTIADASLLLPSRRMQNNTAENEMAEKEEKSESCRERYEIEETETVTRSHQKNDWMDAEEKREEEKEKEEEEEEEEKPKQGSIEENQIKDEKTKRDKESKEVKSFLDGKKGFTEMKSQNGEFMTHKLKHTENTFSRPGGRASEAKEAEGASQVEAGKRLEELRRRRGETESEEFEKLKQKQQEAALELEELKKKREERRKVLEEEGQRRKQEEAERRVREEEEKRRLKEEIERRRAEAAEKRQKMPEDGLSDDKKPFKCFTPKGSSLKIEERAEFLNKSVQKSSGVKPTHQAAVVSKIDSRLEQYTSAIEGTKTAKPTKPAASDLPVPAEGVRNIKSMWEKGNVFSSPTASGTPNKETAGLKVGVSSRINEWLTKTPDGNKSPAPKPSDLRPGDVSGKRNLWEKQSVDKVTSPTKV; via the exons AATCGCCTACCAGCGGAACGACGATGATGAGGAAGAGGCCGCCCGGGAACGGCGCCGCCGTGCCCGGCAGGAAAGGCTGCggcagaagcaagaggaagaaTCCTTGGGACAGGTGACTGACCAAGTGGAGGTCAATACGCAGAACAG TGTGCCCGACGAGGAGGTCAAGACGACCACCACAGACACTCAGGTGGAGGCTGACGATGAGGCTGCACTCCTGGAGCGCCTGGCCCGGCGGGAGGAAAGACGCCAGAAACGCCTCCAGGAAGCACTGGAGCGCCAAAAGGATTCCGACCCAACAATAGCAGATGCAAGTTTGTTGCTACCCAGCAGAAGAATGCAAAACAACACAGCAGAAAATGAAatggcagagaaggaagaaaaaagcgaAAGTTGCCGGGAAAGATACGAGATAgaggaaacagaaacagtcaCCAGGTCCCACCAGAAGAATGATTGGATGGATgctgaagagaaaagggaagaagaaaaagaaaaggaggaagaagaagaggaagaggagaagccaAAGCAAGGGAGCATTGAAGAAAATCAG ATCAAAGATGAGAAGACTAAAAGGgacaaagaaagcaaagaagttaAGAGCTTCTTGGATGGAAAGAAGGGATTTACAGAAATGAAGTCGCAGAATGGAGAATTCATGACTCACAAACTTAAACACACTGAGAATACTTTCAG CCGCCCTGGAGGGAGGGCCAGCGAGGCCAAGGAGGCTGAAGGTGCTTCCCAAGTGGAAGCCGGCAAGCGGCTGGAGGAGCTGCGCCGCCGCCGCGGGGAAACTGAAAGCGAGGAGTTCGAGAAGCTCAAGCAGAAGCAGCAGGAGGCGGCCTTGGAGCTGGAGGAGctgaagaagaagagggaggagcGAAGGAaggtcctggaggaggaggggcagaggagaAAGCAGGAGGAAGCCGAGCGGAGAGTCAGAGAGGAG GAAGAGAAGAGGAGGCTAAAGGAAGAGATTGAAAGGCGAAGGGCAGAAGCTGCTGAGAAACGCCAAAAGATGCCAGAAGATGGCTTATCAGACGACAAGAAGCCCTTCAAGTGTTTCACTCCTAAAGGTTCATCTCTCAAG ATAGAAGAGCGAGCAGAATTTTTGAATAAATCTGTGCAGAAAAG CAGTGGTGTTAAACCAACTCATCAAGCAGCAGTAGTCTCCAAGATTGACAGCAGACTGGAGCAATACACCAGTGCAATTGAG GGAACAAAAACTGCAAAACCTACGAAGCCAGCAGCCTCGGACCTCCCTGTTCCTGCCGAAGGTGTCCGCAACATCAAGAGCATGTGGGAGAAAGGCAATGTGTTCTCATCACCCACTGCATCAGGCACGCCAAATAAG GAAACAGCTGGCTTAAAGGTGGGGGTCTCCAGCCGCATCAATGAATGGCTTACCAAAACCCCAGATGGAAACAAGTCACCTGCTCCCAAACCTTCT
- the CALD1 gene encoding caldesmon isoform X2, which yields MLGGSGSQGRRSLAMLSHCGSGRREEKSGGKGRQIAYQRNDDDEEEAARERRRRARQERLRQKQEEESLGQVTDQVEVNTQNSVPDEEVKTTTTDTQVEADDEAALLERLARREERRQKRLQEALERQKDSDPTIADASLLLPSRRMQNNTAENEMAEKEEKSESCRERYEIEETETVTRSHQKNDWMDAEEKREEEKEKEEEEEEEEKPKQGSIEENQVEVVAEEKAAETQEETVMSLKNGQIGTDEPKTEEEREKGSHEIPHNEKMEQEARERAEAERARLEAEERERIKVEQEQKIAEEKARKEAEEKAAAQERERQEAKERERIKEEERRAAEERQRAKERERIKEEERRAAEERQRAKAEEEERAKIEEQKRKKQLEEKKREMQEKKIKGEKVEEKTEGKWVNEKKVQEDKLQTAVQKKQEEERGAKMQAKRGKSQEDKPTFKKEEIKDEKTKRDKESKEVKSFLDGKKGFTEMKSQNGEFMTHKLKHTENTFSRPGGRASEAKEAEGASQVEAGKRLEELRRRRGETESEEFEKLKQKQQEAALELEELKKKREERRKVLEEEGQRRKQEEAERRVREEEEKRRLKEEIERRRAEAAEKRQKMPEDGLSDDKKPFKCFTPKGSSLKIEERAEFLNKSVQKSGVKPTHQAAVVSKIDSRLEQYTSAIEGTKTAKPTKPAASDLPVPAEGVRNIKSMWEKGNVFSSPTASGTPNKETAGLKVGVSSRINEWLTKTPDGNKSPAPKPSDLRPGDVSGKRNLWEKQSVDKVTSPTKQV from the exons AATCGCCTACCAGCGGAACGACGATGATGAGGAAGAGGCCGCCCGGGAACGGCGCCGCCGTGCCCGGCAGGAAAGGCTGCggcagaagcaagaggaagaaTCCTTGGGACAGGTGACTGACCAAGTGGAGGTCAATACGCAGAACAG TGTGCCCGACGAGGAGGTCAAGACGACCACCACAGACACTCAGGTGGAGGCTGACGATGAGGCTGCACTCCTGGAGCGCCTGGCCCGGCGGGAGGAAAGACGCCAGAAACGCCTCCAGGAAGCACTGGAGCGCCAAAAGGATTCCGACCCAACAATAGCAGATGCAAGTTTGTTGCTACCCAGCAGAAGAATGCAAAACAACACAGCAGAAAATGAAatggcagagaaggaagaaaaaagcgaAAGTTGCCGGGAAAGATACGAGATAgaggaaacagaaacagtcaCCAGGTCCCACCAGAAGAATGATTGGATGGATgctgaagagaaaagggaagaagaaaaagaaaaggaggaagaagaagaggaagaggagaagccaAAGCAAGGGAGCATTGAAGAAAATCAGGTAGAGGTGGTGGCAGAAGAGAAAGCAGCAGAAACCCAGGAGGAAACAGTAATGtcattgaaaaatgggcagatcgGTACAGATGAGCCtaagacagaagaggagagggaaaaaggCTCACATGAGATTCCCCATAATGAAAAGATGGAACAGGAAGCAAGGGAAAGAGCTGAGGCAGAAAGGGCCAGGTtggaagcagaagaaagagagagaattaaagTCGAGCAAGAACAAAAAATAGCAGAGGAGAAAGCgagaaaggaagcagaagaaaaagcagctgcacaagagagagaaagacaggaggcaaaggagagggaaaggattaaggaggaggagagaagggcagcagaggagaggcagagggcaaaggagagggaaaggattaaggaggaggagagaagggcagcagaggagaggcagagggcaaaggcagaggaagaagagagagctaAGATAGAAGAGCAAAAACGTAAGAAGcaactagaagagaaaaaaagggaaatgcaagagaaaaagataaaaggggaaaaggtagaggagaaaacagaagggAAGTGGGTCAATGAAAAGAAAGTACAAGAAGATAAACTTCAGACAGCTGTCCAAAAGAAACAG gaagaagaaaggggggcTAAAATGCAAGCTAAAAGAGGAAAGTCCCAAGAAGACAAGCCTACCTTCAAAAAAGAAGAG ATCAAAGATGAGAAGACTAAAAGGgacaaagaaagcaaagaagttaAGAGCTTCTTGGATGGAAAGAAGGGATTTACAGAAATGAAGTCGCAGAATGGAGAATTCATGACTCACAAACTTAAACACACTGAGAATACTTTCAG CCGCCCTGGAGGGAGGGCCAGCGAGGCCAAGGAGGCTGAAGGTGCTTCCCAAGTGGAAGCCGGCAAGCGGCTGGAGGAGCTGCGCCGCCGCCGCGGGGAAACTGAAAGCGAGGAGTTCGAGAAGCTCAAGCAGAAGCAGCAGGAGGCGGCCTTGGAGCTGGAGGAGctgaagaagaagagggaggagcGAAGGAaggtcctggaggaggaggggcagaggagaAAGCAGGAGGAAGCCGAGCGGAGAGTCAGAGAGGAG GAAGAGAAGAGGAGGCTAAAGGAAGAGATTGAAAGGCGAAGGGCAGAAGCTGCTGAGAAACGCCAAAAGATGCCAGAAGATGGCTTATCAGACGACAAGAAGCCCTTCAAGTGTTTCACTCCTAAAGGTTCATCTCTCAAG ATAGAAGAGCGAGCAGAATTTTTGAATAAATCTGTGCAGAAAAG TGGTGTTAAACCAACTCATCAAGCAGCAGTAGTCTCCAAGATTGACAGCAGACTGGAGCAATACACCAGTGCAATTGAG GGAACAAAAACTGCAAAACCTACGAAGCCAGCAGCCTCGGACCTCCCTGTTCCTGCCGAAGGTGTCCGCAACATCAAGAGCATGTGGGAGAAAGGCAATGTGTTCTCATCACCCACTGCATCAGGCACGCCAAATAAG GAAACAGCTGGCTTAAAGGTGGGGGTCTCCAGCCGCATCAATGAATGGCTTACCAAAACCCCAGATGGAAACAAGTCACCTGCTCCCAAACCTTCT
- the CALD1 gene encoding caldesmon isoform X3, whose protein sequence is MLGGSGSQGRRSLAMLSHCGSGRREEKSGGKGRQIAYQRNDDDEEEAARERRRRARQERLRQKQEEESLGQVTDQVEVNTQNSVPDEEVKTTTTDTQVEADDEAALLERLARREERRQKRLQEALERQKDSDPTIADASLLLPSRRMQNNTAENEMAEKEEKSESCRERYEIEETETVTRSHQKNDWMDAEEKREEEKEKEEEEEEEEKPKQGSIEENQVEVVAEEKAAETQEETVMSLKNGQIGTDEPKTEEEREKGSHEIPHNEKMEQEARERAEAERARLEAEERERIKVEQEQKIAEEKARKEAEEKAAAQERERQEAKERERIKEEERRAAEERQRAKERERIKEEERRAAEERQRAKAEEEERAKIEEQKRKKQLEEKKREMQEKKIKGEKVEEKTEGKWVNEKKVQEDKLQTAVQKKQEEERGAKMQAKRGKSQEDKPTFKKEEIKDEKTKRDKESKEVKSFLDGKKGFTEMKSQNGEFMTHKLKHTENTFSRPGGRASEAKEAEGASQVEAGKRLEELRRRRGETESEEFEKLKQKQQEAALELEELKKKREERRKVLEEEGQRRKQEEAERRVREEEEKRRLKEEIERRRAEAAEKRQKMPEDGLSDDKKPFKCFTPKGSSLKIEERAEFLNKSVQKSSGVKPTHQAAVVSKIDSRLEQYTSAIEGTKTAKPTKPAASDLPVPAEGVRNIKSMWEKGNVFSSPTASGTPNKETAGLKVGVSSRINEWLTKTPDGNKSPAPKPSDLRPGDVSGKRNLWEKQSVDKVTSPTKV, encoded by the exons AATCGCCTACCAGCGGAACGACGATGATGAGGAAGAGGCCGCCCGGGAACGGCGCCGCCGTGCCCGGCAGGAAAGGCTGCggcagaagcaagaggaagaaTCCTTGGGACAGGTGACTGACCAAGTGGAGGTCAATACGCAGAACAG TGTGCCCGACGAGGAGGTCAAGACGACCACCACAGACACTCAGGTGGAGGCTGACGATGAGGCTGCACTCCTGGAGCGCCTGGCCCGGCGGGAGGAAAGACGCCAGAAACGCCTCCAGGAAGCACTGGAGCGCCAAAAGGATTCCGACCCAACAATAGCAGATGCAAGTTTGTTGCTACCCAGCAGAAGAATGCAAAACAACACAGCAGAAAATGAAatggcagagaaggaagaaaaaagcgaAAGTTGCCGGGAAAGATACGAGATAgaggaaacagaaacagtcaCCAGGTCCCACCAGAAGAATGATTGGATGGATgctgaagagaaaagggaagaagaaaaagaaaaggaggaagaagaagaggaagaggagaagccaAAGCAAGGGAGCATTGAAGAAAATCAGGTAGAGGTGGTGGCAGAAGAGAAAGCAGCAGAAACCCAGGAGGAAACAGTAATGtcattgaaaaatgggcagatcgGTACAGATGAGCCtaagacagaagaggagagggaaaaaggCTCACATGAGATTCCCCATAATGAAAAGATGGAACAGGAAGCAAGGGAAAGAGCTGAGGCAGAAAGGGCCAGGTtggaagcagaagaaagagagagaattaaagTCGAGCAAGAACAAAAAATAGCAGAGGAGAAAGCgagaaaggaagcagaagaaaaagcagctgcacaagagagagaaagacaggaggcaaaggagagggaaaggattaaggaggaggagagaagggcagcagaggagaggcagagggcaaaggagagggaaaggattaaggaggaggagagaagggcagcagaggagaggcagagggcaaaggcagaggaagaagagagagctaAGATAGAAGAGCAAAAACGTAAGAAGcaactagaagagaaaaaaagggaaatgcaagagaaaaagataaaaggggaaaaggtagaggagaaaacagaagggAAGTGGGTCAATGAAAAGAAAGTACAAGAAGATAAACTTCAGACAGCTGTCCAAAAGAAACAG gaagaagaaaggggggcTAAAATGCAAGCTAAAAGAGGAAAGTCCCAAGAAGACAAGCCTACCTTCAAAAAAGAAGAG ATCAAAGATGAGAAGACTAAAAGGgacaaagaaagcaaagaagttaAGAGCTTCTTGGATGGAAAGAAGGGATTTACAGAAATGAAGTCGCAGAATGGAGAATTCATGACTCACAAACTTAAACACACTGAGAATACTTTCAG CCGCCCTGGAGGGAGGGCCAGCGAGGCCAAGGAGGCTGAAGGTGCTTCCCAAGTGGAAGCCGGCAAGCGGCTGGAGGAGCTGCGCCGCCGCCGCGGGGAAACTGAAAGCGAGGAGTTCGAGAAGCTCAAGCAGAAGCAGCAGGAGGCGGCCTTGGAGCTGGAGGAGctgaagaagaagagggaggagcGAAGGAaggtcctggaggaggaggggcagaggagaAAGCAGGAGGAAGCCGAGCGGAGAGTCAGAGAGGAG GAAGAGAAGAGGAGGCTAAAGGAAGAGATTGAAAGGCGAAGGGCAGAAGCTGCTGAGAAACGCCAAAAGATGCCAGAAGATGGCTTATCAGACGACAAGAAGCCCTTCAAGTGTTTCACTCCTAAAGGTTCATCTCTCAAG ATAGAAGAGCGAGCAGAATTTTTGAATAAATCTGTGCAGAAAAG CAGTGGTGTTAAACCAACTCATCAAGCAGCAGTAGTCTCCAAGATTGACAGCAGACTGGAGCAATACACCAGTGCAATTGAG GGAACAAAAACTGCAAAACCTACGAAGCCAGCAGCCTCGGACCTCCCTGTTCCTGCCGAAGGTGTCCGCAACATCAAGAGCATGTGGGAGAAAGGCAATGTGTTCTCATCACCCACTGCATCAGGCACGCCAAATAAG GAAACAGCTGGCTTAAAGGTGGGGGTCTCCAGCCGCATCAATGAATGGCTTACCAAAACCCCAGATGGAAACAAGTCACCTGCTCCCAAACCTTCT
- the CALD1 gene encoding caldesmon isoform X1: protein MLGGSGSQGRRSLAMLSHCGSGRREEKSGGKGRQIAYQRNDDDEEEAARERRRRARQERLRQKQEEESLGQVTDQVEVNTQNSVPDEEVKTTTTDTQVEADDEAALLERLARREERRQKRLQEALERQKDSDPTIADASLLLPSRRMQNNTAENEMAEKEEKSESCRERYEIEETETVTRSHQKNDWMDAEEKREEEKEKEEEEEEEEKPKQGSIEENQVEVVAEEKAAETQEETVMSLKNGQIGTDEPKTEEEREKGSHEIPHNEKMEQEARERAEAERARLEAEERERIKVEQEQKIAEEKARKEAEEKAAAQERERQEAKERERIKEEERRAAEERQRAKERERIKEEERRAAEERQRAKAEEEERAKIEEQKRKKQLEEKKREMQEKKIKGEKVEEKTEGKWVNEKKVQEDKLQTAVQKKQEEERGAKMQAKRGKSQEDKPTFKKEEIKDEKTKRDKESKEVKSFLDGKKGFTEMKSQNGEFMTHKLKHTENTFSRPGGRASEAKEAEGASQVEAGKRLEELRRRRGETESEEFEKLKQKQQEAALELEELKKKREERRKVLEEEGQRRKQEEAERRVREEEEKRRLKEEIERRRAEAAEKRQKMPEDGLSDDKKPFKCFTPKGSSLKIEERAEFLNKSVQKSSGVKPTHQAAVVSKIDSRLEQYTSAIEGTKTAKPTKPAASDLPVPAEGVRNIKSMWEKGNVFSSPTASGTPNKETAGLKVGVSSRINEWLTKTPDGNKSPAPKPSDLRPGDVSGKRNLWEKQSVDKVTSPTKQV from the exons AATCGCCTACCAGCGGAACGACGATGATGAGGAAGAGGCCGCCCGGGAACGGCGCCGCCGTGCCCGGCAGGAAAGGCTGCggcagaagcaagaggaagaaTCCTTGGGACAGGTGACTGACCAAGTGGAGGTCAATACGCAGAACAG TGTGCCCGACGAGGAGGTCAAGACGACCACCACAGACACTCAGGTGGAGGCTGACGATGAGGCTGCACTCCTGGAGCGCCTGGCCCGGCGGGAGGAAAGACGCCAGAAACGCCTCCAGGAAGCACTGGAGCGCCAAAAGGATTCCGACCCAACAATAGCAGATGCAAGTTTGTTGCTACCCAGCAGAAGAATGCAAAACAACACAGCAGAAAATGAAatggcagagaaggaagaaaaaagcgaAAGTTGCCGGGAAAGATACGAGATAgaggaaacagaaacagtcaCCAGGTCCCACCAGAAGAATGATTGGATGGATgctgaagagaaaagggaagaagaaaaagaaaaggaggaagaagaagaggaagaggagaagccaAAGCAAGGGAGCATTGAAGAAAATCAGGTAGAGGTGGTGGCAGAAGAGAAAGCAGCAGAAACCCAGGAGGAAACAGTAATGtcattgaaaaatgggcagatcgGTACAGATGAGCCtaagacagaagaggagagggaaaaaggCTCACATGAGATTCCCCATAATGAAAAGATGGAACAGGAAGCAAGGGAAAGAGCTGAGGCAGAAAGGGCCAGGTtggaagcagaagaaagagagagaattaaagTCGAGCAAGAACAAAAAATAGCAGAGGAGAAAGCgagaaaggaagcagaagaaaaagcagctgcacaagagagagaaagacaggaggcaaaggagagggaaaggattaaggaggaggagagaagggcagcagaggagaggcagagggcaaaggagagggaaaggattaaggaggaggagagaagggcagcagaggagaggcagagggcaaaggcagaggaagaagagagagctaAGATAGAAGAGCAAAAACGTAAGAAGcaactagaagagaaaaaaagggaaatgcaagagaaaaagataaaaggggaaaaggtagaggagaaaacagaagggAAGTGGGTCAATGAAAAGAAAGTACAAGAAGATAAACTTCAGACAGCTGTCCAAAAGAAACAG gaagaagaaaggggggcTAAAATGCAAGCTAAAAGAGGAAAGTCCCAAGAAGACAAGCCTACCTTCAAAAAAGAAGAG ATCAAAGATGAGAAGACTAAAAGGgacaaagaaagcaaagaagttaAGAGCTTCTTGGATGGAAAGAAGGGATTTACAGAAATGAAGTCGCAGAATGGAGAATTCATGACTCACAAACTTAAACACACTGAGAATACTTTCAG CCGCCCTGGAGGGAGGGCCAGCGAGGCCAAGGAGGCTGAAGGTGCTTCCCAAGTGGAAGCCGGCAAGCGGCTGGAGGAGCTGCGCCGCCGCCGCGGGGAAACTGAAAGCGAGGAGTTCGAGAAGCTCAAGCAGAAGCAGCAGGAGGCGGCCTTGGAGCTGGAGGAGctgaagaagaagagggaggagcGAAGGAaggtcctggaggaggaggggcagaggagaAAGCAGGAGGAAGCCGAGCGGAGAGTCAGAGAGGAG GAAGAGAAGAGGAGGCTAAAGGAAGAGATTGAAAGGCGAAGGGCAGAAGCTGCTGAGAAACGCCAAAAGATGCCAGAAGATGGCTTATCAGACGACAAGAAGCCCTTCAAGTGTTTCACTCCTAAAGGTTCATCTCTCAAG ATAGAAGAGCGAGCAGAATTTTTGAATAAATCTGTGCAGAAAAG CAGTGGTGTTAAACCAACTCATCAAGCAGCAGTAGTCTCCAAGATTGACAGCAGACTGGAGCAATACACCAGTGCAATTGAG GGAACAAAAACTGCAAAACCTACGAAGCCAGCAGCCTCGGACCTCCCTGTTCCTGCCGAAGGTGTCCGCAACATCAAGAGCATGTGGGAGAAAGGCAATGTGTTCTCATCACCCACTGCATCAGGCACGCCAAATAAG GAAACAGCTGGCTTAAAGGTGGGGGTCTCCAGCCGCATCAATGAATGGCTTACCAAAACCCCAGATGGAAACAAGTCACCTGCTCCCAAACCTTCT